The Deltaproteobacteria bacterium genome segment CGATGGTGGTCATCGTTCTTGAGAATGCCCCGCCCCGGCTCCGGGGTCGGCTGGCAGTGTGGTTGCTCGAGGTGCGGGCAGGGATGTACGTGGGCGACGTCTCGAGGCGGGTGCGGGAGATGCTCTGGGCTCAGGTGGAGGCCGGAATCGAGGTCGGAAATGCCGTGATGGCCTGGTCGGCGCCCAATGAATCGGGCTTC includes the following:
- the cas2 gene encoding type I-E CRISPR-associated endoribonuclease Cas2; amino-acid sequence: MVVIVLENAPPRLRGRLAVWLLEVRAGMYVGDVSRRVREMLWAQVEAGIEVGNAVMAWSAPNESGFDLMTLGANRRTPVDFDGLKLVSFVHVPVEEGPPVPRQKPARKR